In Clostridium sp. JN-1, one genomic interval encodes:
- the grdB gene encoding glycine reductase complex selenoprotein B encodes MIKVIHYINQFYAGIGGEEKANVEPEVREGFVGPGMALNNLIKKDDAQIVATIICGDSYFNENMDKAKEQIIDMVKRYNPDLFIAGPAFNAGRYGMACGAISKEVIDKLSIPAVTAMYPENPGVDLFKKYVYIVETKNSAVGMRKALPKLAGLGLKLVKNEEIGDPEEEGYIERGIRKNCFRGERGSKRAVDMLVKKLNGKEFTTEFKMPVFDRVDPNPPVKDITKAKIALVTSGGIVPKGNPDHIESSSASKFGKYNIEGIDDLTSQTYETAHGGYDPSYANSDADRVLPVDVLRKMEKEGKIGSLHKYYYATVGNGTAVASAKKYGEAIVKELIADGVQAVILTSTUGTCTRCGATMVKEIERGGLPVVHMCTVVPISLTVGANRIVPTVAIPHPLGNPNLSSEDEFKLRYKLVEKALTALSTPVDGQKVFE; translated from the coding sequence ATGATTAAGGTTATACATTATATAAATCAATTCTATGCTGGCATAGGTGGAGAAGAAAAAGCCAATGTAGAACCTGAAGTTAGAGAGGGATTTGTAGGACCCGGTATGGCATTGAATAATTTAATAAAAAAAGATGATGCCCAAATAGTTGCTACAATTATATGCGGAGATTCTTATTTTAATGAAAATATGGATAAAGCTAAAGAACAAATAATAGATATGGTAAAAAGGTATAACCCAGATTTGTTTATAGCAGGGCCAGCTTTTAATGCAGGAAGGTATGGTATGGCTTGCGGTGCTATATCAAAGGAAGTTATTGATAAATTATCTATACCAGCAGTTACAGCTATGTATCCTGAAAATCCGGGGGTTGATTTATTTAAAAAGTATGTATATATAGTTGAAACTAAAAATAGTGCAGTTGGAATGAGAAAGGCTCTTCCAAAGCTTGCAGGTTTAGGTTTGAAACTTGTTAAAAATGAAGAAATAGGAGATCCTGAAGAAGAAGGATATATAGAAAGAGGAATAAGAAAAAATTGCTTTAGGGGAGAAAGAGGCTCCAAAAGAGCAGTTGATATGCTCGTAAAAAAATTAAATGGAAAAGAATTTACTACTGAATTTAAAATGCCTGTATTTGACAGAGTAGATCCAAATCCGCCTGTAAAAGATATAACTAAAGCAAAAATTGCCTTAGTTACATCAGGTGGAATAGTTCCTAAAGGCAACCCAGATCATATAGAGTCTTCAAGTGCTTCTAAGTTTGGAAAGTATAATATAGAAGGAATTGATGATTTAACATCTCAAACATATGAGACAGCACACGGCGGATATGATCCAAGTTATGCAAATAGTGATGCTGATAGGGTACTGCCTGTCGATGTATTGAGAAAGATGGAAAAGGAAGGCAAAATAGGTTCACTCCACAAATACTATTATGCTACTGTTGGAAATGGTACAGCAGTGGCTTCAGCTAAAAAGTATGGTGAAGCAATAGTTAAAGAACTTATAGCCGACGGTGTTCAAGCAGTTATACTAACCTCCACCTGAGGAACTTGTACTCGCTGCGGTGCAACGATGGTAAAAGAAATAGAAAGAGGAGGATTGCCAGTAGTTCATATGTGTACAGTAGTTCCTATATCATTAACAGTAGGAGCTAATAGGATAGTACCTACTGTTGCGATACCTCATCCTCTTGGAAATCCTAACCTTAGCTCAGAAGATGAGTTTAAATTAAGGTATAAGTTAGTTGAAAAGGCATTAACTGCACTTTCAACTCCTGTTGATGGACAAAAGGTGTTTGAATAA
- a CDS encoding N-acetylmuramoyl-L-alanine amidase, which translates to MRIANRKKFMLSCIFFTLLSLLFGKNQVLCNGGSTVKGQAVMASSKDKGVLIKHKQENNKYTIVLDAGHGGVDNGTSYGNMYEKNLTLKIVKYAQEYLENEGYNVALTRNSDVLVPLKEIGSRVNAANGDVFVSVHINSINDTDFNGITTLYYDPKGYQTNQRIKLSEILENQAVKSDNWNSKGIKKQNVAVLRYSKIPCALVECGFITNKDDRDKLSKDSVLKNLAQNISDGIIKYLDSGK; encoded by the coding sequence ATGAGAATTGCAAACAGAAAAAAGTTTATGCTTTCCTGTATTTTTTTTACTTTATTATCGTTATTGTTTGGGAAAAATCAAGTTTTGTGCAATGGGGGTTCTACTGTAAAAGGACAAGCTGTTATGGCATCAAGTAAAGATAAAGGGGTTTTAATTAAGCATAAACAGGAGAATAATAAATATACTATAGTTCTAGATGCAGGTCATGGTGGTGTTGACAATGGTACTAGCTATGGAAATATGTACGAGAAAAACTTGACTCTAAAAATAGTTAAATATGCACAAGAATATCTTGAAAATGAGGGATATAACGTTGCGCTTACAAGAAATAGTGATGTACTTGTGCCATTAAAAGAAATAGGCAGCAGAGTAAATGCGGCAAATGGAGATGTATTTGTTTCTGTTCATATTAATTCAATTAATGATACAGATTTTAATGGTATTACTACATTATACTATGATCCAAAAGGATATCAAACTAATCAGAGGATAAAATTGTCGGAGATATTAGAAAATCAAGCAGTTAAGTCTGACAATTGGAACAGTAAAGGAATAAAGAAACAAAATGTGGCTGTACTTAGATATAGTAAGATACCTTGTGCTTTAGTTGAGTGTGGTTTTATAACAAATAAGGATGATAGGGACAAGCTATCTAAGGATAGTGTTCTTAAAAATTTAGCACAGAATATCTCTGATGGTATAATAAAATATCTTGATAGTGGTAAGTGA
- a CDS encoding thioredoxin family protein produces the protein MVELTKQNFEDEILNYADKPVFVDFWGDKCEVCKELMPGVHELEKKYGDKIKFSSLNISKARRLAIGQKVLGLPTMIIYNKGEKVNTITADKITSLQDVESFIKSYYETL, from the coding sequence ATGGTTGAACTTACAAAACAAAATTTTGAAGACGAAATTTTAAATTATGCTGATAAGCCTGTATTTGTAGATTTTTGGGGTGATAAATGCGAAGTATGTAAAGAACTTATGCCTGGAGTCCATGAATTGGAGAAAAAGTATGGTGATAAGATTAAGTTTTCAAGCCTTAATATAAGCAAAGCTAGAAGACTTGCAATAGGACAAAAAGTTTTAGGATTACCTACTATGATAATTTACAATAAGGGAGAAAAAGTTAACACGATTACTGCAGATAAAATTACTTCATTGCAAGATGTTGAAAGTTTTATTAAATCATATTATGAGACACTATAA
- a CDS encoding glycine/sarcosine/betaine reductase component B subunit, which yields MRLEIGKININDLQFGSETKIENEVLYVNKDELLNKISNDDRIQSIKLDIAKPGEEIRIIPVKDVIEPRVKVEGKGGIFPGFISKVDTVGSGRTHVLSGAAVVTTGKVVGFQEGIIDMSGEGAKYTPFSKTNNLVITCEVKDGVNQHEHEEVLRILGFKAAAYLGEAGKNVKPDELKVYETLPLLEQVKKYPDLPKVIYVYMLQSQGLLHDTYVYGVDAKKIIPTFLYPTEVFDGAVVSGNCVSACDKNPTYVHLNHPVIEDLYDRHGKDINFLGCVITNENVYLADKERSSSYTAKLVKFLGADAVIISEEGFGNPDADLVMNCNKISDMGIKTVLITDEYAGQDGSSQSLADSTAKGDAVVTAGNANEVIVLPKMKKVIGHPEAANIIAGGHNGSLRKDGSIEAELQVITGSTSEVGFNNLSAKVY from the coding sequence TTGCGTTTAGAGATAGGAAAAATTAATATTAATGATCTTCAATTTGGCAGTGAAACAAAGATTGAAAATGAAGTTTTATATGTCAATAAAGATGAATTACTGAATAAAATTAGTAATGATGACAGAATTCAAAGTATTAAATTAGATATTGCTAAGCCAGGCGAAGAAATTAGAATAATACCTGTAAAAGATGTAATTGAGCCTAGGGTTAAAGTTGAAGGTAAAGGGGGTATATTCCCTGGATTTATAAGCAAAGTTGATACTGTTGGTTCTGGAAGAACACATGTTTTAAGTGGTGCTGCAGTAGTTACTACAGGCAAAGTTGTTGGATTTCAAGAAGGTATTATAGACATGAGTGGAGAAGGTGCAAAGTATACACCATTTTCAAAGACAAACAATTTAGTAATAACTTGTGAAGTCAAAGATGGGGTAAACCAGCATGAACATGAAGAAGTTCTTAGAATATTAGGATTTAAAGCAGCAGCTTATCTTGGTGAAGCAGGAAAAAATGTAAAACCAGATGAACTTAAAGTGTATGAAACTTTGCCGCTTTTGGAGCAAGTTAAAAAGTATCCAGATTTGCCTAAAGTAATTTATGTTTATATGCTTCAAAGTCAAGGATTGCTGCATGATACGTATGTATATGGAGTAGATGCAAAAAAGATTATACCAACATTTTTATATCCAACAGAAGTATTTGATGGTGCAGTAGTTAGTGGAAATTGTGTATCAGCTTGTGATAAGAATCCAACTTATGTACATTTGAATCATCCAGTTATTGAAGATTTATATGACAGACATGGTAAAGATATTAACTTTTTAGGCTGTGTTATCACGAATGAAAATGTTTACCTTGCAGATAAAGAAAGATCTTCTAGTTATACTGCTAAATTAGTAAAGTTCCTTGGAGCTGATGCTGTAATAATATCAGAAGAAGGATTTGGAAATCCAGATGCTGATCTTGTTATGAATTGCAATAAAATAAGTGATATGGGTATTAAAACGGTGCTTATAACTGATGAATATGCAGGACAAGATGGAAGTTCACAATCACTTGCAGATTCTACAGCAAAAGGAGATGCTGTTGTTACTGCTGGAAATGCTAATGAAGTAATAGTACTTCCTAAGATGAAAAAAGTAATAGGACACCCTGAAGCTGCTAACATAATTGCCGGCGGCCACAATGGAAGCTTAAGAAAAGATGGTTCCATAGAGGCTGAACTCCAGGTCATAACTGGATCTACCAGCGAAGTTGGATTTAATAATTTAAGTGCTAAAGTATATTAA
- a CDS encoding tRNA (cytidine(34)-2'-O)-methyltransferase encodes MSLNIVLFQPEIPQNTGNIARTCVLTGSKLHLIKPLGFSLDEKHLRRAGLDYWPYLDLSIYESYEELREKYKNSTFYFSTTHGENFYHEANFKDGDFIVFGRESCGLPDYIRESDPKRCIRVPMINTTTRSLNLSNTVAIVAYEALRQMNFPIMK; translated from the coding sequence GTGAGTTTAAATATAGTATTATTTCAGCCAGAAATACCGCAAAATACTGGCAATATAGCAAGAACTTGTGTTCTTACTGGTAGTAAACTTCATCTTATAAAACCATTGGGCTTTAGTTTAGATGAAAAACATTTAAGGAGAGCAGGACTTGATTATTGGCCTTATCTAGATTTAAGTATATATGAGTCATATGAAGAATTAAGAGAAAAATATAAGAATTCAACATTTTATTTTTCTACAACTCATGGAGAAAATTTTTATCATGAAGCTAATTTTAAAGATGGCGATTTTATTGTTTTTGGTAGAGAATCCTGTGGATTGCCAGATTATATAAGAGAAAGTGATCCTAAAAGATGTATAAGAGTACCAATGATAAATACAACGACACGTTCGCTGAACTTATCAAATACAGTTGCTATAGTGGCATATGAAGCATTAAGACAGATGAACTTTCCGATTATGAAGTAG
- the grdA gene encoding glycine/sarcosine/betaine reductase complex selenoprotein A, with protein MSMLKGKKVIAIGDRDGIPGPAIEACVKSAGAEVIFASTECFVUTAAGAMDLEIQQRVKDLTEKYGAENIVVILGGAEAEASGLSAETVSAGDPTFAGPLAGVELGLAVYHMVEPEVKEECDAAVYDEQCGMMEMVLDVDEIISEVKNVRKEYSKY; from the coding sequence ATTTCTATGTTAAAAGGCAAAAAAGTTATTGCTATAGGAGATAGAGATGGAATACCAGGACCAGCTATTGAAGCTTGTGTAAAATCAGCTGGAGCAGAAGTTATTTTTGCATCAACAGAATGCTTTGTTTGAACGGCCGCAGGTGCTATGGATCTGGAGATCCAACAAAGAGTAAAAGACTTAACAGAAAAATATGGTGCAGAAAATATAGTTGTAATTTTAGGTGGAGCAGAAGCAGAAGCATCAGGACTTTCAGCTGAGACAGTAAGTGCTGGGGATCCAACATTTGCTGGACCACTTGCAGGTGTTGAACTTGGTCTTGCTGTGTATCACATGGTTGAACCAGAAGTAAAAGAAGAATGTGATGCTGCTGTTTACGATGAGCAGTGTGGAATGATGGAAATGGTATTGGATGTAGATGAAATAATTAGTGAAGTTAAAAATGTAAGAAAAGAGTATTCTAAATATTAA
- a CDS encoding GrdX family protein, with the protein MIEPVIIVTNNPLSRDRFQTKHKVYFINGNVMDVLKMVRDYVHCGHKLLTHPLVGSVKPNQIPYRTILLSSDKKENVDFQSLGYIEKSIYTTQKFIKNYDIPMWDSSVLNDFSVIDYDIIKHVFE; encoded by the coding sequence GTGATAGAGCCAGTAATAATTGTTACTAATAATCCATTGAGTAGAGACAGATTCCAAACTAAACATAAGGTTTATTTTATAAATGGAAATGTCATGGATGTATTAAAAATGGTAAGAGATTATGTACACTGCGGACATAAACTTTTAACACATCCACTGGTGGGAAGTGTTAAACCAAATCAAATACCATATAGAACTATTTTACTAAGCAGTGATAAAAAAGAAAATGTAGACTTTCAATCTCTAGGTTATATAGAAAAGAGTATTTATACAACTCAAAAGTTTATAAAAAATTATGACATTCCAATGTGGGATTCTAGTGTTTTAAATGATTTTTCAGTAATAGATTATGACATTATAAAACACGTATTTGAGTAG
- a CDS encoding DegV family protein: MEKIKIITDSTSDLPVNIIKKYDIEVLPLIVNVEGKSYRDELDINLIGLFKKMDNSSEFPTTSQVNPQRFMDCYKKYLDEGFKIISIHISSKFSGTYQSACIAKDTLQSQDITIIDSLNVTSGLGILVIKAAKLKEKGYEVKKIEESILETIPHVKSALVFDTLEYLVKGGRLSKTAGIIGSILDIKLILEIKDGELVVIDKVRGSRKAVRIILEYLSKKNMKKDDSAVLVHAKNKDVLEILRRELQLKVDGLIECTVGCVVGIHAGPRACAIFFVEDY; the protein is encoded by the coding sequence ATGGAAAAAATAAAAATAATTACAGATAGTACTTCAGATTTACCAGTTAATATAATAAAAAAATATGATATTGAAGTCCTTCCGCTAATTGTCAATGTTGAAGGTAAAAGCTATAGGGATGAATTGGATATAAATTTAATTGGGCTTTTTAAGAAAATGGATAATAGCAGTGAATTTCCGACTACTTCACAAGTTAATCCTCAAAGGTTTATGGATTGTTATAAAAAGTATTTAGATGAAGGATTTAAGATAATATCAATACATATATCATCAAAGTTTAGCGGTACATATCAATCAGCATGCATAGCTAAAGATACATTGCAAAGCCAAGATATAACTATAATAGATAGTTTAAATGTGACTTCAGGATTGGGTATTTTAGTTATAAAAGCTGCTAAACTTAAGGAAAAGGGTTATGAAGTTAAAAAAATAGAAGAATCTATATTGGAAACTATTCCGCATGTTAAAAGTGCATTAGTATTTGATACTTTGGAGTATCTTGTCAAGGGTGGAAGGCTGTCCAAAACCGCTGGGATCATAGGAAGTATACTTGATATAAAATTGATATTAGAAATAAAAGACGGTGAGCTTGTTGTTATAGATAAAGTTAGAGGAAGCAGAAAAGCTGTGAGAATCATACTTGAATATTTAAGCAAAAAAAATATGAAAAAAGATGATAGTGCTGTACTTGTACATGCTAAAAATAAAGATGTACTTGAAATATTGAGAAGAGAATTGCAGTTAAAAGTTGACGGCCTTATAGAATGTACTGTAGGGTGTGTAGTAGGAATACATGCAGGACCGCGTGCCTGTGCAATATTTTTTGTAGAGGATTATTAA
- the grdD gene encoding glycine/sarcosine/betaine reductase complex component C subunit alpha, whose product MNQVKKMIAESFNEIADGIKSGSFKERLKIGLTLYGSEHGINEMIKAAKLAKSKYGDFDIVLIGPKVDCGFENAEVNDAKDGHDKMVELLEKGEIDGCVTQHFDFPIGVSTVGKLIAPANGKEVIIATTTGTTSTNRVEGMIRNSISGIAVAKSAGIVNPTVGILNIDGARKVERALRELQSNGYEIKFAESLRKDGGAVMRGNDILAGTPDVMVCDSLTGNLLIKIFSAYTTGGNYEVLGYGYGPGIGEDYDKLINIVSRASGAPLICEALKYCSVCAEGKVLKLAGDEFKKAQKAGLCDILKNTIEREKQTSSNKEEVKVPPKTVVTYAIPGIDILELDDACNALWKQNIYCESGMGCTGPVILVADDKSENAIKVLEGEGYK is encoded by the coding sequence ATGAATCAAGTAAAGAAAATGATAGCAGAATCATTTAACGAAATAGCAGATGGCATAAAGAGCGGAAGTTTTAAGGAAAGATTAAAGATAGGGCTTACACTTTATGGTTCAGAGCATGGGATAAATGAAATGATAAAGGCTGCAAAGCTTGCCAAAAGCAAATATGGAGATTTTGATATAGTGCTCATAGGTCCAAAAGTAGATTGTGGTTTTGAAAATGCAGAAGTAAATGATGCTAAAGACGGCCATGATAAAATGGTAGAACTTCTTGAAAAAGGAGAGATAGATGGATGTGTAACACAGCACTTTGATTTTCCAATAGGAGTTTCTACTGTAGGTAAGTTAATTGCTCCTGCAAATGGAAAGGAAGTTATAATTGCAACTACGACAGGAACTACTTCTACAAATAGAGTTGAGGGAATGATAAGAAATTCAATATCTGGAATTGCAGTTGCAAAATCAGCAGGAATAGTAAATCCAACAGTTGGAATCTTAAATATAGATGGTGCAAGAAAAGTTGAAAGAGCTTTAAGGGAATTACAAAGTAATGGATATGAAATAAAATTTGCAGAATCACTCAGAAAAGATGGTGGAGCAGTTATGAGGGGAAATGACATATTAGCTGGTACACCAGATGTTATGGTATGTGATTCCCTTACTGGAAACTTGCTTATAAAGATTTTTTCAGCTTATACGACAGGTGGTAACTATGAAGTTTTAGGATATGGATATGGACCTGGAATTGGAGAAGATTACGACAAACTTATAAATATAGTATCTCGTGCATCGGGAGCACCACTTATATGTGAAGCACTAAAATATTGTTCAGTATGTGCTGAAGGAAAAGTTTTAAAGCTTGCAGGGGATGAATTCAAAAAAGCCCAAAAAGCAGGACTTTGTGATATATTAAAAAATACAATTGAAAGGGAAAAACAAACTTCAAGTAATAAAGAAGAAGTTAAAGTTCCTCCAAAGACTGTTGTTACCTATGCAATACCTGGAATAGATATACTTGAACTAGATGATGCATGTAATGCATTATGGAAGCAAAATATATATTGTGAAAGCGGCATGGGATGTACAGGACCTGTAATTTTGGTAGCAGATGATAAATCTGAAAATGCAATAAAGGTTTTGGAAGGCGAAGGATATAAATAA
- the grdC gene encoding glycine/sarcosine/betaine reductase complex component C subunit beta produces the protein MSFPVIKKASYVLIDVPDMVINNGTTQTLERKTNPESDYLKKIKSHLRSFDDVVAYPPNQTYIGNLTPEELSQIKRPWHLNKIEDAKRFGKFGEIMTQEEFYGLLKICDVFDLVILESSFTELVREKFKKHPILNTKVDELKDGEDIEHIKKLVDDNIADAIYQNDKLVGCVRRAHEFDTNLSSHVMLENLSVKASGVLALMHLVENSKVDVNDIDYLIECSEEAIGDMNQRGGGNIAKACGEIAGIKGATGVDMRGFCAGPTHALITASALVKSGIYKNVVVFAGGCTAKLGMNGKDHVKKNIPILEDCLGGFAILVSQNDGINPVIRTDVIGRHTIADGAAPQAVIKALVLDPLAKNGMKITDVNKFAPELQTPDITEPAGAGDVPTQNYKMIGALAVKSGQLDRKQLPAFVKEHGYPGFAPTQGHIPSGVPIVGHGIEHILNGKLDNFMIIGKGSLFLGRMTNLFDGVSVLVEKNKGLEEEPAGISKDEIKKLIAEEMKKFAEQLLK, from the coding sequence ATGAGTTTCCCAGTTATAAAAAAAGCTTCTTATGTTTTGATAGATGTTCCGGACATGGTAATTAACAATGGCACTACTCAAACATTGGAGAGGAAGACAAATCCAGAATCAGATTATCTGAAGAAAATAAAAAGTCATTTAAGATCTTTTGACGATGTTGTAGCATATCCACCAAATCAAACGTACATAGGAAACTTAACTCCAGAGGAATTATCTCAAATAAAAAGACCATGGCACTTAAATAAAATTGAAGATGCAAAGAGGTTTGGAAAGTTTGGAGAGATAATGACTCAAGAGGAGTTCTATGGACTGTTAAAGATTTGTGATGTATTTGATTTAGTTATTCTTGAAAGTTCATTTACTGAACTTGTGAGAGAAAAGTTTAAGAAACATCCTATTTTAAATACAAAAGTTGATGAACTTAAAGATGGTGAAGATATAGAACATATAAAAAAGCTAGTAGATGACAATATAGCAGATGCAATTTATCAAAATGATAAGTTAGTAGGATGTGTGAGAAGGGCACATGAATTTGATACAAATTTATCTTCACATGTGATGCTTGAAAATTTGTCAGTTAAAGCATCAGGAGTTTTAGCTTTAATGCATCTTGTGGAAAATTCTAAAGTAGATGTAAATGATATAGATTACTTAATAGAATGTTCAGAAGAAGCTATAGGAGATATGAATCAGAGAGGTGGAGGAAATATTGCAAAGGCCTGCGGAGAAATAGCTGGTATAAAAGGTGCTACAGGGGTCGACATGAGAGGATTTTGTGCAGGCCCAACACATGCACTTATAACAGCTTCAGCACTTGTAAAGTCAGGAATTTACAAGAATGTTGTTGTATTTGCAGGTGGATGTACGGCTAAACTTGGAATGAATGGTAAGGATCATGTCAAGAAAAATATACCTATACTTGAAGATTGTCTTGGAGGATTTGCAATACTTGTTTCTCAAAATGATGGGATAAATCCTGTTATTAGAACTGATGTAATTGGCAGACATACTATAGCTGATGGAGCTGCACCACAAGCTGTAATAAAAGCATTGGTACTTGATCCACTTGCTAAAAATGGAATGAAAATTACGGATGTAAATAAGTTTGCACCAGAATTGCAGACACCAGATATAACTGAACCAGCAGGTGCAGGAGATGTACCAACTCAAAACTATAAAATGATAGGTGCTCTTGCTGTTAAAAGCGGTCAGCTTGATAGAAAACAACTGCCTGCTTTTGTAAAAGAACATGGTTATCCTGGATTTGCACCTACTCAAGGTCATATACCATCGGGTGTACCTATAGTTGGTCATGGAATAGAACACATATTAAATGGAAAACTTGATAATTTCATGATAATAGGAAAAGGAAGCTTATTCCTTGGAAGAATGACTAACTTATTTGATGGAGTATCAGTACTTGTTGAAAAGAATAAAGGATTAGAGGAAGAGCCTGCAGGAATTTCAAAGGATGAAATAAAGAAGTTAATAGCAGAAGAAATGAAAAAATTTGCAGAACAATTACTCAAGTAG
- a CDS encoding MoxR family ATPase, which yields MLDFLRKEGISENLITEIERYQNFYNVNPDIRYRIPKPKYNYYGKEIWEEAITALLCGENLLLVGPKASGKNVFAENLAAAFQRPSWDISFHVNTDFSSLIGSDTFKNGQVVWRHGPIYECAVLGGFGVLDEINMARNESIALLHAALDFRRIIDIPGYDKIPLENATRFIATMNYGYAGTREVNEALVSRFMVIEMPTISSENLMKLLKREFPNMNNKYIKQFAGLFQDLQDKSENSEISTKSVDLRGLISSIHLIDKGLEASRALKMGITNKSFDNFERELIEDVISLRIPKNVKRGEIFID from the coding sequence ATGTTAGATTTTTTAAGAAAAGAGGGAATTAGTGAAAATCTAATTACTGAAATAGAACGTTATCAAAATTTTTATAATGTGAATCCCGATATAAGATATAGAATACCAAAACCTAAATATAATTATTACGGAAAAGAAATTTGGGAGGAAGCAATTACAGCTCTTCTCTGTGGTGAAAACCTTCTCCTTGTTGGTCCTAAAGCAAGTGGAAAAAACGTTTTTGCAGAAAACCTAGCAGCTGCGTTTCAAAGACCAAGCTGGGATATTTCCTTTCACGTTAACACAGATTTTTCATCTCTTATTGGTTCTGATACATTTAAAAACGGACAAGTTGTTTGGAGGCATGGTCCTATTTATGAATGTGCAGTACTAGGAGGTTTTGGAGTCCTTGATGAAATTAATATGGCAAGGAATGAATCTATTGCACTTCTTCATGCTGCATTAGATTTTCGAAGAATTATTGATATACCTGGTTATGATAAGATTCCTCTAGAAAATGCAACTAGATTTATTGCTACGATGAATTATGGATATGCAGGTACAAGAGAAGTTAATGAAGCTTTGGTTTCACGTTTTATGGTTATTGAAATGCCAACTATTTCTTCCGAGAATCTTATGAAGTTACTTAAACGAGAATTTCCTAATATGAATAATAAATATATTAAACAATTTGCAGGACTATTTCAGGATCTTCAAGACAAAAGTGAAAATTCGGAGATTTCCACGAAATCCGTGGATCTAAGAGGTCTCATTTCTTCCATTCATCTTATAGATAAGGGTCTTGAAGCATCTAGAGCACTCAAGATGGGCATTACAAATAAATCTTTTGATAACTTTGAAAGAGAGCTTATAGAAGATGTTATTAGTCTCAGGATACCCAAAAATGTGAAAAGAGGTGAAATTTTTATAGATTGA
- the trxB gene encoding thioredoxin-disulfide reductase, with the protein MSHLYDCVIIGGGPAGLSAGIYASRSRMNTLLIERAKYGGQATTTDELENYPGSIEDCTGTSLSQRMKSQAMNFGTKFVKDEIIDVDLDGEVKVIKGKNDKYEARTVIIATGANPRLSGFKNEKELRGRGISYCATCDADFFTDLDVAVVGGGDSAITEAIYLTKFAEHVTVIHRRDELRAVKSLQEKAFANDKISFIWNSTVEEAVGDEILEELVIKNKITGEKSKLKVNGCFVFVGYNPISELFKGKVSMDGREYIITDEDMRTNVPGVFAAGDIRKKSLRQVITAAADGAIAATTAEKYIEENKILG; encoded by the coding sequence ATGTCACATTTGTATGATTGTGTAATAATTGGAGGAGGACCAGCTGGGCTTTCTGCAGGTATTTATGCATCTAGATCCAGAATGAATACATTGTTGATAGAAAGGGCAAAATATGGAGGACAGGCGACTACGACAGATGAACTAGAGAATTATCCAGGATCTATTGAAGATTGCACAGGAACAAGTTTAAGTCAAAGAATGAAGAGTCAAGCAATGAACTTTGGAACAAAGTTTGTTAAAGATGAAATAATTGATGTTGATTTAGATGGTGAAGTAAAAGTTATAAAAGGCAAAAATGACAAATACGAAGCTAGGACAGTTATAATTGCAACTGGAGCAAATCCTAGACTTTCGGGATTTAAGAATGAAAAAGAATTAAGAGGACGTGGAATTTCATACTGCGCAACTTGTGATGCAGACTTTTTTACTGACTTAGATGTTGCAGTAGTAGGTGGAGGAGATTCGGCTATTACTGAAGCAATTTATCTTACAAAGTTTGCTGAACATGTTACAGTTATACACAGAAGAGATGAGCTAAGAGCAGTTAAATCACTGCAAGAAAAGGCATTTGCCAATGATAAAATAAGTTTTATATGGAATTCAACTGTAGAAGAAGCTGTAGGTGATGAAATATTAGAGGAGTTAGTTATAAAAAATAAAATAACAGGTGAAAAAAGTAAATTAAAAGTTAACGGATGTTTTGTATTTGTTGGATATAATCCTATTTCTGAGTTATTTAAAGGTAAGGTTTCTATGGATGGAAGGGAATATATCATAACTGATGAAGACATGAGAACTAACGTACCAGGTGTATTTGCAGCAGGTGATATAAGAAAGAAGTCATTAAGACAAGTTATAACTGCAGCAGCAGATGGTGCAATAGCAGCAACTACTGCTGAAAAATATATAGAAGAAAATAAAATTTTAGGTTAG